The nucleotide sequence ATGTTTTCATGTTGCTAAGTATCATCGGCCATAAGGTGGTGGCTTTCTGAATCGCAGGATGAGGGTTTTGAGTATCTGTAGCGAAAAAAGTTTCCTTACAGGCGTCGGATGTAGGGGAACGTGAGTTGTATTTTAAAAATAGGGCTGTATTGCACCTCCAAGTCATTACGACAATGGAGGTGCAATACAGCCCTTTCAAATTTGAAGGTTTAACGCAAATTCGGAATGTCTACAACGGGGTCAATATCTGCATCATAGTCGATACCGTCCGTTTCAAAACCGAACAATTGGTAAAATTCCTTACGGTATGAGACAAGATCAGATAGCTCGTCGATCTGTTCGGTCGTAAGCTGTTCCCATAGGGAGGCAACCTCCGCTTGGATTTCTGGACGCATCTCCAGGTCGTCGATCCGAATGCGGCCTTCGTTATCTAAAGGTGTCGGTCCATCGATGTATAGGCGTTCGGAGAACAAACGATACATTTGTTCAATACAGCCTTCATGAATGCCGTGTTCCTTCATCACTTTGTAGAGCACTGAGATATACAATGGGACGACTGGAATTGCAGCGCTGGATTGTGTAACGAGTGCCTTATTAACGGAAATGAATGCACGTCCACCTTTAGTGCCGAGCTGTGCATTTAGACGCTTCGCAGTTTCTTCCAAATCATTTTTCGCTTTGCCGATTGTCCCATCCCAGTAAACTGCATGTGTAATTTGGGGTCCGATGTAGGAATAAGCGACTGTCGTTGCGTTGTCAGCTAATACGCCTGCTGCTTGCAATGCGTCAATCCACATCTGCCAATCTTCGCCACCCATTACAGCGACAGTCTGGCGAATTTCATCCTCTGTAGCTGGTTCAATTGTCGCTTCTGTTACTTCACCGTTATGGAAGTTGACGGTTTTGTTCACATAAGTGTCCCCGATTGGTTTAATAACAGAGCTAAATACTTCTTCTGTCTTCGGATGTGTACGACGCGGTGAAGCGACGCTGTATACGAGCAGGTCAATTGAGCCCAACTCAGTACGGATTAAATCAATTGTGCGTGCTTTAATGTCATCGGAGAAAGCGTCACCAACAATGCTGTAGCTTTTCACGCCTGCTTGCTCAGCGGCTTCCTCGAACGCTGCAGAGTTATACCAGCCTGCCGATGCAGTACGATTGCCTTCAGCAGCTTTGTCGAAATAAACGCCGATAGAGTTCGCGCCTGCTGCGAATGTGGAAACAATTCGTGATGCAAGGCCGTAGCCTGTGGATGCGCCAACTACGAGCACATTGCGTGGTCCGTTGACTTTCGGTTTAGCTTGAACATATTCTACTTGACGCTGCACCTGGCGGGCACAGCCCTCTGGATGTGCGGTCGTACAGATGAACCCGCGCGTTTTAGGCTGAATGATCATATTCGAATGTTCCTTTCTCTATTCCTAATGGAAATATTAGATGCATGGACAACTCTATCCTATTTTACCGAATGATAGGGTAGAAAGGAAAGCATCAATCCGAATCCCACACTATATTTTTATTGTTGACACAATGGTAACCAATGGTTATTATATAACCATTGGTTACTAACCAGTGGTTATATATAAAAAGGAGAGTGTTATTCATGTTTGCAGGTCATTTCGGTTTAGCGGCAGCGGTGAAAGCGAAGGCACCAAAAGTGCCATTATGGAGTTTGCTTGTGGCGACGCAATTAATGGACATTGCGTTCATTCCATTACTCGCTACAAATGTAGAAACATTCGATGAACAGCATGGGAACGGTTATGGGGAATTGGTCATACATGCGGACTATACCCATTCATTAGTGGGAGCCTTGATACTTGCTTTGGTGGCAGGGTGGATAGCGAAGCGAGTATGGGGTAGTCAAGCAGGAAAAATCATCGGTGCAGTCGTATTTAGTCATTGGATACTCGATCTGATTGTGCATCGCGCGGATATGCCGATCCTTCCGGGGAATCTCGGCAACTTACCGCTGCTTGGATTTGGTGTATGGAAGTTAACAAACTTATCGATTGCTTTGGAGCTCCTTCTGATCATTGTAGGAGTAATTATGTATACAGTTTATAAATTTCGATCCGCACCTAAACGCAGTTCAGCTATTTTGTCATCGATCGGATTGAGCGTATTGTTGATTTTTTTACTGTTAAACGATGTTGGAGCTATATTTTAAACATTAAAAATGGCACTAGGAGATGAACCAATGGTTTCAAAACAAGAGCAACGCTCTGAGGAGACGAAGCGCAGTATTTTGCAGGCTGCAGGCGAATTGTTCGCTAGCAGAGGATATGATGGGGTTACGATGCGGGAGATTGCGAAGGAAGCGAAATGCTCGCATACGACGATCTATATATATTTCAAAGATAAAGAGGCTTTGCTGCAGCAGCTAGCTCTGCCTTCGATTGAATTGCTTCAAATCGAAATGTCTGAAATCAAAAAGCAGATAGATCAGCCAGAGGAGCAATTAATTCGGATGAGTATGCTGTTCATTCGGTTGTGCTTGGCTCAGCGCAGTATGTACAATTTATTTTTCAATATTCAATCGGAACGTGTGGATGAGCCTAATCCGATATTGGCAGTCAATGAAGCTCGCAATGGACTATTCGTGACGCTGAAGTCATCGATGGCAGCATTCACTAAATTAACGATGGAGGATGAACGCTGTTTGCTCTTTACTCGCATTTATTATTTTGCTATCCACGGCATTGTCGCGACATATCAGCATTCACATGAATCAGTTGAACAACTGATGGAGCGTTTAACGAAGACATTTGAAATGACTTTTGAAGTCATGCTTGAAGGTATTTTATCGCAATTATCAAAAGGAGCGAATGAATGATGAAAGCTACGCAAGTATCAGAGCATATTTGGAGCCTAAGTACTTGGATGTTATTTCCCATTAGAGTGTGGATCGTTGTCGATCAAGAAGGTGTGACCCTCATTGATGCGGGAATTCCCTCGATGGCCAAAGGTATTTTACAATTTATTGATCAACTAGGAAAAGGACCACTAAAGCGTATTCTACTCACTCATGGCCATAGCGATCATGTAGGTGCGGTAACTCGTATCGTGCAGGCGCGACCAGTACCTGTCTACGTTCATGAGATAGAGATGCCTTTTATGGAAGGGAAGCTAGCCTATCCACGTCGAAAAAAAGCAGGTGTCTCTTTGGCGCAAGGGATCGCGGAGCCGCTTCAAATAGATGGGCAGCATCAACTTGATAGAGTGAGCGGGTTAATCCCCTATTTGACTCCTGGGCATTCACCTGGTCATGTGATCTACTATCATGATGAGGATCAAGTGCTGCTTGCAGGGGA is from Candidatus Cohnella colombiensis and encodes:
- a CDS encoding trans-2-enoyl-CoA reductase family protein, which codes for MIIQPKTRGFICTTAHPEGCARQVQRQVEYVQAKPKVNGPRNVLVVGASTGYGLASRIVSTFAAGANSIGVYFDKAAEGNRTASAGWYNSAAFEEAAEQAGVKSYSIVGDAFSDDIKARTIDLIRTELGSIDLLVYSVASPRRTHPKTEEVFSSVIKPIGDTYVNKTVNFHNGEVTEATIEPATEDEIRQTVAVMGGEDWQMWIDALQAAGVLADNATTVAYSYIGPQITHAVYWDGTIGKAKNDLEETAKRLNAQLGTKGGRAFISVNKALVTQSSAAIPVVPLYISVLYKVMKEHGIHEGCIEQMYRLFSERLYIDGPTPLDNEGRIRIDDLEMRPEIQAEVASLWEQLTTEQIDELSDLVSYRKEFYQLFGFETDGIDYDADIDPVVDIPNLR
- a CDS encoding permease, with protein sequence MFAGHFGLAAAVKAKAPKVPLWSLLVATQLMDIAFIPLLATNVETFDEQHGNGYGELVIHADYTHSLVGALILALVAGWIAKRVWGSQAGKIIGAVVFSHWILDLIVHRADMPILPGNLGNLPLLGFGVWKLTNLSIALELLLIIVGVIMYTVYKFRSAPKRSSAILSSIGLSVLLIFLLLNDVGAIF
- a CDS encoding TetR/AcrR family transcriptional regulator encodes the protein MVSKQEQRSEETKRSILQAAGELFASRGYDGVTMREIAKEAKCSHTTIYIYFKDKEALLQQLALPSIELLQIEMSEIKKQIDQPEEQLIRMSMLFIRLCLAQRSMYNLFFNIQSERVDEPNPILAVNEARNGLFVTLKSSMAAFTKLTMEDERCLLFTRIYYFAIHGIVATYQHSHESVEQLMERLTKTFEMTFEVMLEGILSQLSKGANE
- a CDS encoding MBL fold metallo-hydrolase, yielding MMKATQVSEHIWSLSTWMLFPIRVWIVVDQEGVTLIDAGIPSMAKGILQFIDQLGKGPLKRILLTHGHSDHVGAVTRIVQARPVPVYVHEIEMPFMEGKLAYPRRKKAGVSLAQGIAEPLQIDGQHQLDRVSGLIPYLTPGHSPGHVIYYHDEDQVLLAGDLFTSKKGRLNRPMPMFTADMQEAVKSGEIVNRLQPKVLEVAHGGPVHAPAEQWSSYFAKMTK